The Georgenia sp. TF02-10 genome window below encodes:
- a CDS encoding helix-turn-helix domain-containing protein, giving the protein MSATPDYIVTTGDFITEWMEHQGVNAAELARRLGVSRKHLSELLSGKAPLSHPLALALERVTGVPARIWNQYESGYRGDLARRQENTDPDAQ; this is encoded by the coding sequence ATGTCTGCGACCCCCGACTACATCGTCACCACGGGCGACTTCATCACTGAGTGGATGGAGCACCAGGGCGTCAACGCGGCAGAGCTCGCTCGCCGGCTCGGCGTGTCGCGCAAGCACTTGAGCGAGCTCCTGAGCGGCAAGGCTCCGCTCTCCCATCCGCTCGCCCTCGCCCTGGAGCGGGTGACCGGGGTGCCCGCTCGCATCTGGAACCAGTACGAGAGCGGCTACCGCGGCGATCTCGCCCGCCGCCAGGAGAACACGGACCCCGACGCCCAGTAG
- a CDS encoding NAD(P)-dependent oxidoreductase, whose translation MRVLVTGASGMLGRAVATALLARGAQVTTLQRRPAGLPGAREVRGSVTDPATVRAAVTGQDAVVHLAAKVSFAGPEAEFAAVNVGGTEQLLSAARAAGATRFVFVSSPSVAHTGRSIVGAGAAPARPDLARGTYARTKAAAELRALAADAPGFAVVAVRPHIVWGPGDTQLVQRVVDRAAAGRLPVLDRGAALIDTTYLDNAVSALLAALDRAERVHGEAFVVTNGEPRPVAELIAGMCRAAGVPPPRWAVPGWAARAAGAVVERAWAVRPGEDEPPMTRFLAEQLSTAHWFDLRRTRAALSWEPAMSLDEGFARLAEHYRGPARRTG comes from the coding sequence GTGAGGGTGCTGGTCACCGGCGCGTCCGGGATGCTCGGCCGGGCCGTCGCGACGGCGCTGCTCGCCCGCGGCGCGCAGGTCACCACCCTGCAGCGGCGCCCGGCGGGGCTGCCCGGCGCCCGGGAGGTGCGCGGCTCGGTGACCGACCCGGCGACCGTCCGCGCGGCCGTCACCGGGCAGGACGCCGTCGTGCACCTGGCCGCCAAGGTCTCCTTCGCCGGGCCGGAGGCCGAGTTCGCCGCCGTCAACGTCGGCGGCACCGAGCAACTGCTGAGCGCCGCCCGGGCCGCCGGGGCCACCAGGTTCGTCTTCGTCTCCTCCCCGTCGGTGGCCCACACCGGCCGGTCCATCGTCGGCGCGGGCGCCGCCCCGGCCCGGCCGGACCTGGCCCGCGGCACCTACGCCCGGACCAAGGCCGCCGCCGAGCTGCGCGCGCTGGCCGCCGACGCGCCGGGCTTCGCGGTCGTCGCGGTCCGGCCGCACATCGTCTGGGGCCCGGGGGACACCCAGCTCGTCCAGCGGGTGGTGGACCGGGCGGCGGCCGGCCGGCTGCCGGTGCTGGACCGCGGCGCCGCGCTCATCGACACCACCTACCTGGACAACGCGGTCAGCGCGCTGCTCGCCGCGCTGGACCGGGCCGAGCGGGTGCACGGGGAGGCGTTCGTCGTCACCAACGGCGAGCCGCGGCCGGTGGCCGAGCTCATCGCCGGGATGTGCCGGGCGGCCGGGGTGCCGCCGCCGCGCTGGGCGGTGCCCGGGTGGGCGGCCCGGGCGGCCGGCGCCGTGGTGGAGCGGGCCTGGGCCGTGCGGCCGGGGGAGGACGAGCCGCCGATGACCCGGTTCCTCGCCGAGCAGCTCAGCACGGCGCACTGGTTCGACCTGCGCCGCACCCGCGCCGCGCTGTCCTGGGAGCCGGCAATGAGCCTGGACGAGGGCTTCGCCCGGCTGGCCGAGCACTACCGCGGCCCGGCCCGGCGGACCGGCTGA
- a CDS encoding alpha/beta fold hydrolase — protein MTTAARPAADSSRPAAAPAVDSSRAAARPAAVPSVGDAAPAADPSGPAPAGPPAEPWPGVDPAWPHRITAAGHTWHYLDNAASLPAGEHRGTLLCVHGNPTWSYLWRSLLAAGADAGWRVVAVDQLGMGFSERTAGPRRLAERVRDLGDLTDALGLSGAGWDARPVVAVGHDWGGVVAAGWTVDHPRERAGLVLTNTALHHADGENVPVLLRLARRRGLRTAATTGTPAFLDTTLALARPALPAAVRSAYRAPYATARDRRSIGTFVEDIPVGPGHPSHAELTRIADGVARLDLPALLLWGPRDPVFYERYLRDLRARLPRADVHRFEGAGHLVVEDADVAGTVVRWLERRGVGDRAGAPAGAEAAAGAAGGSPATPAPAAAAAPPDPTADSPALNTLSPDPATVSPDLATASPDPAAAYRPLWTALAEQAGSPSPAVVALGAGGSAVTWAELARRVHHLALGLADAGVRPGQRVSLLVPPGVDLTVALFACLRLGAVVVLADAGLGPAGLTRAVRAADPDHLVGITRAVTGARLLRWPGRRILAGPAGPARRRALGATATLVDLTAAGARLAAAGRALPPEPAPDADAAILYTSGSTGPAKGVVYTHRRLAGMRDVVAATYGLSPERPFVAAFAPFALLGTATGAASATPDMDVTAPAELTAAALADAVAAVDAYAVFASPSALANVVATAADLTPDQRQALAGPRLVLSAGAPIAAARLAAAGQVLPGADLRTPYGMTEVLPVTDVSLDQIRAAAAEAATAAVPGAGGGTCVGTPVPGARVLVVPLDDAGRATGEPTAAPGVTGEVLVTAPHLKDRYDRLWATQDHSATWPGWHRTGDVGHLDARGRLWIEGRLGHVISTADGVVTPVAVEDAVLGIPGVARAAAVGVGPGGAQQVVVVLETDPAVHDGARRPWSLAPAGLARRVRAASPVPVAAVLRVPRVPTDVRHNAKVERARLAAWAGRALAGARAGRP, from the coding sequence GTGACGACGGCGGCCCGGCCCGCCGCGGACTCGTCCCGGCCCGCAGCCGCGCCCGCCGTGGACTCCTCCCGAGCGGCAGCCCGGCCCGCCGCCGTCCCCTCCGTAGGCGACGCCGCACCCGCCGCCGACCCATCCGGCCCGGCCCCGGCCGGCCCGCCGGCCGAGCCCTGGCCCGGCGTCGACCCCGCATGGCCGCACCGGATCACCGCGGCCGGGCACACCTGGCACTACCTGGACAACGCCGCCAGCCTGCCCGCCGGCGAGCACCGCGGCACGCTGCTGTGCGTCCACGGCAACCCCACCTGGTCCTACCTGTGGCGCTCCCTGCTGGCGGCGGGGGCCGACGCCGGGTGGCGCGTGGTCGCCGTCGACCAGCTGGGGATGGGCTTCTCCGAGCGCACCGCCGGCCCGCGCCGGCTCGCGGAGCGGGTGCGCGACCTCGGCGACCTCACCGACGCCCTCGGCCTGTCCGGCGCCGGCTGGGACGCCCGGCCGGTGGTCGCCGTCGGGCACGACTGGGGCGGCGTCGTCGCCGCCGGCTGGACGGTGGACCACCCGCGCGAGCGGGCCGGGCTGGTGCTGACCAACACCGCCCTGCACCACGCCGACGGCGAGAACGTCCCGGTCCTGCTGCGCCTGGCCCGCCGCCGCGGCCTGCGAACCGCGGCCACCACCGGCACCCCGGCGTTCCTCGACACCACCCTGGCGCTGGCCCGGCCCGCCCTGCCGGCAGCGGTCCGGTCCGCCTACCGCGCGCCCTACGCCACCGCCCGCGACCGCCGGAGCATCGGCACGTTCGTCGAGGACATCCCGGTCGGCCCGGGCCACCCCAGCCACGCCGAGCTGACCCGGATCGCCGACGGCGTCGCCCGCCTGGACCTGCCCGCCCTGCTGCTGTGGGGGCCGCGGGACCCGGTCTTCTACGAGCGCTACCTGCGCGACCTGCGCGCCCGCCTGCCGCGCGCCGACGTGCACCGGTTCGAGGGGGCCGGGCACCTGGTGGTGGAGGACGCGGACGTCGCCGGCACCGTGGTGCGGTGGCTGGAGCGCCGCGGGGTCGGTGACCGGGCGGGGGCGCCCGCCGGTGCGGAAGCTGCCGCCGGTGCCGCCGGCGGCTCGCCCGCCACACCCGCGCCGGCCGCCGCTGCCGCACCGCCCGATCCGACCGCCGATTCCCCCGCCCTGAACACCCTCTCGCCCGACCCGGCCACCGTTTCGCCCGACCTGGCCACCGCCTCGCCCGACCCGGCCGCCGCCTACCGCCCGCTGTGGACGGCGCTGGCGGAGCAGGCCGGCTCCCCGTCCCCGGCCGTCGTCGCCCTCGGCGCCGGCGGCAGCGCCGTCACCTGGGCCGAGCTCGCCCGCCGGGTCCACCACCTCGCCCTCGGGCTCGCCGACGCCGGGGTCCGCCCGGGCCAGCGGGTCAGCCTGCTGGTCCCGCCCGGGGTGGACCTGACCGTCGCCCTGTTCGCCTGCCTGCGCCTGGGCGCCGTCGTGGTCCTGGCCGACGCCGGCCTCGGCCCCGCGGGCCTGACCCGCGCCGTCCGCGCCGCCGACCCCGACCACCTCGTCGGCATCACCCGCGCCGTCACCGGCGCCCGGCTGCTGCGCTGGCCCGGCCGCCGCATCCTCGCCGGGCCGGCCGGGCCCGCCCGCCGGCGGGCCCTCGGCGCCACGGCCACCCTGGTCGACCTCACCGCCGCCGGCGCCCGCCTCGCCGCCGCCGGCCGCGCCCTGCCGCCCGAGCCCGCGCCCGACGCGGACGCCGCCATCCTGTACACCTCCGGCTCCACCGGCCCGGCCAAGGGCGTCGTGTACACCCACCGCCGCCTCGCCGGCATGCGGGACGTCGTCGCCGCCACCTACGGGCTGTCCCCGGAGCGCCCCTTCGTCGCGGCGTTCGCCCCGTTCGCCCTGCTCGGCACCGCCACCGGGGCCGCCTCCGCCACCCCGGACATGGACGTCACCGCCCCGGCCGAGCTCACCGCCGCCGCCCTCGCCGACGCCGTCGCCGCCGTCGACGCCTACGCGGTCTTCGCCTCGCCGTCGGCGCTGGCCAACGTCGTCGCCACCGCCGCCGACCTCACCCCCGACCAGCGCCAGGCCCTGGCCGGGCCCCGCCTGGTCCTCTCCGCCGGCGCCCCGATCGCCGCCGCCCGGCTCGCCGCCGCCGGCCAGGTCCTGCCCGGCGCGGACCTGCGCACCCCGTACGGGATGACCGAGGTCCTCCCGGTCACCGACGTCTCCCTGGACCAGATCCGCGCCGCCGCCGCGGAGGCGGCCACCGCGGCGGTCCCCGGGGCCGGCGGCGGCACCTGCGTGGGCACCCCGGTGCCCGGCGCCCGGGTGCTGGTCGTGCCGCTCGACGACGCCGGCCGCGCCACCGGCGAGCCCACCGCGGCGCCCGGCGTGACCGGGGAGGTGCTCGTCACCGCCCCGCACCTGAAGGATCGCTACGACCGGCTCTGGGCCACCCAGGACCACTCCGCCACCTGGCCCGGCTGGCACCGCACCGGCGACGTCGGCCACCTCGACGCCCGCGGCCGGCTGTGGATCGAGGGTCGCCTCGGGCACGTCATCAGCACCGCCGACGGCGTGGTCACCCCGGTGGCCGTGGAGGACGCGGTCCTCGGCATCCCGGGCGTCGCCCGGGCGGCAGCGGTCGGGGTCGGCCCGGGCGGCGCGCAGCAGGTCGTCGTCGTCCTCGAGACCGACCCGGCCGTGCACGACGGCGCCCGCCGGCCGTGGTCCCTCGCCCCGGCCGGGCTCGCCCGGCGGGTCCGCGCGGCCAGCCCCGTGCCGGTCGCCGCGGTGCTCCGGGTGCCGCGGGTGCCCACCGACGTGCGGCACAACGCCAAGGTCGAGCGGGCCCGGCTGGCCGCCTGGGCCGGCCGCGCCCTCGCCGGCGCCCGGGCGGGCCGGCCGTGA
- a CDS encoding 3-oxoacyl-ACP synthase III has protein sequence MQPGNATVRYRDSAVVGLSHIEAPVIVPSTEFEDRLAPTREALRLPANLLERVSGVIERRWWAPGTAFEDMAAEAGAKALAAAGVRPDQVGLLINTSVSRAHLEPSVAVRVHHKMGLPSSALNFDITNACLGFVNGMQMASAMIDAGQVDYAVVVDAEDVRPTQEETLARLGAGGVTRQDYTDQFASLTLGDGAAAAVLGRASERPDGHRILGGVSRAGTEHHALCVGSFGKMTTDTKNLLAAGLRLVTDAWHEAEAHGWRWRRLARYVTHQISTPYTKAIVDAVDLDPASVPVTFDRWGNVGPAAIAMTLSEQAETLAPGDRVMCLGVGSGLNTTMLELAW, from the coding sequence GTGCAGCCAGGGAACGCCACCGTCAGGTACCGAGACAGCGCCGTCGTGGGGCTGTCCCACATCGAGGCACCGGTGATCGTGCCCTCCACCGAGTTCGAGGACCGCCTCGCCCCCACCCGCGAGGCGCTGCGCCTGCCGGCGAACCTGCTCGAGCGGGTCTCCGGCGTCATCGAGCGGCGCTGGTGGGCGCCGGGCACCGCGTTCGAGGACATGGCCGCCGAGGCCGGCGCCAAGGCCCTCGCCGCGGCCGGCGTGCGGCCGGACCAGGTGGGCCTGCTCATCAACACCTCGGTCTCCCGCGCCCACCTCGAGCCCTCGGTCGCCGTCCGGGTGCACCACAAGATGGGCCTGCCCTCCTCGGCCCTCAACTTCGACATCACCAACGCCTGCCTCGGGTTCGTCAACGGCATGCAGATGGCCTCGGCGATGATCGACGCCGGCCAGGTCGACTACGCCGTCGTCGTCGACGCCGAGGACGTACGCCCCACCCAGGAGGAGACCCTGGCCCGGCTCGGGGCCGGCGGCGTCACCCGGCAGGACTACACCGACCAGTTCGCCTCCCTCACCCTCGGCGACGGCGCCGCGGCGGCCGTCCTGGGCCGGGCCAGCGAGCGGCCCGACGGCCACCGCATCCTGGGCGGGGTCTCCCGGGCCGGCACCGAGCACCACGCGCTGTGCGTGGGGTCCTTCGGGAAGATGACCACCGACACCAAGAACCTGCTCGCCGCCGGGCTCCGGCTGGTGACCGACGCCTGGCACGAGGCCGAGGCCCACGGGTGGCGGTGGCGCCGGCTGGCCAGGTACGTCACCCACCAGATCTCCACCCCCTACACCAAGGCCATCGTCGACGCGGTCGACCTGGACCCGGCCAGCGTCCCGGTCACCTTCGACCGGTGGGGCAACGTGGGGCCCGCCGCCATCGCAATGACCCTGTCCGAGCAGGCCGAGACGCTGGCGCCGGGAGACCGGGTGATGTGCCTGGGCGTGGGCTCGGGCCTGAACACCACGATGCTGGAGCTGGCCTGGTGA
- a CDS encoding methionine/alanine import family NSS transporter small subunit, with amino-acid sequence MTPVAILMMIIAIVVVWGGLVVAITFLVRHPVEDVPDADRGGAPSPRRGNGAP; translated from the coding sequence ATGACACCCGTCGCGATCCTCATGATGATCATCGCCATCGTCGTCGTCTGGGGCGGCCTGGTGGTGGCGATCACCTTCCTCGTCCGCCACCCGGTGGAGGACGTGCCCGACGCCGACCGCGGCGGCGCGCCGTCCCCGCGCCGGGGGAACGGCGCGCCCTGA